A window of Primulina tabacum isolate GXHZ01 chromosome 4, ASM2559414v2, whole genome shotgun sequence contains these coding sequences:
- the LOC142541865 gene encoding putative mitochondrial protein AtMg00860, giving the protein MRLCIDYRELNRVTVKNKYPLARIDDLLDQLEQSYLDKFIIVFIDDILIYSKIHEEHDQHLRTTLQVLRDQKLYAKFSKCKFWLDRVAFLGHIVLKDGLEVDPSKFESIKQWLASKSVTEIRSFLGLAGYYRNFIKGFSSIAVPLLH; this is encoded by the exons ATGAGGTTGTGCATCGACTATAGGGAACTAAATAGAgtgacagtgaagaacaagtatccattgGCCCGAATTGATGATTTACTTGATCAATTAGAACAA TCGTATCTTGACAagttcattattgtttttatcgatgatatcttgatttattccaagatccaTGAGGAGCATGATCAGCACTTGAGGACAACCTTGCAAGTTTTACGAGAtcagaaattatatgcaaagttcagcaaatgCAAGTTTTGGCTAGATAGGGTGGCATTTTTAGGCCACATCGTGTTAAAGGATGGATTAGAGGTCGACCCATCTAAGTTCGAGTCAATTAAGCAGTGGCTTGCATCTAAAAGTGTGACGGAAATacgcagtttcttgggtttagccgGCTACTATCGCAATTTCATCAAGGGTTTTTCATCCATTGCAGTACCCTTACTtcattga